A section of the Carya illinoinensis cultivar Pawnee chromosome 12, C.illinoinensisPawnee_v1, whole genome shotgun sequence genome encodes:
- the LOC122289904 gene encoding translation initiation factor IF-2-like, with protein sequence MAWRELTKRGVRTGLTRALTSVKPRLAGQSKFSLGLDDAPTSLRCISEFPFSLVLWGLADLKVRAVLPLTRCFHATPELWAKRANELVHEKNSHTKAPRKGKFVKRVRTEPPVEAPYVPPKLKRTNTDKTIDIFEGMTIIELAKRAGESIPVLQEILVNVGEKVESEFDPLSIDIAELVAMEVGINVRRLHSNEGAEVLPRPAVVTVMGHVDHGKTSLLDALRQTSVAAKEAGGITQHLGAFIVGMPSGASITFLDTPGHAAFSAMRARGAAVTDIVVLVVAADDGVMPQTLEAVSHAKAANVPIVVAVNKCDKPAADPERVKLQLASEGLLLEEMGGDVQVVEVSAVKKTGLDILEEALLLQAEMMDLKARIDGPAQAYVVEARLDRGRGPLATAIVKAGTLVCGQHVVVGSEWGRIRAVRDVVGKLTEKATPAMPIEIEGLKGLPMAGDDIIVVDSEERARMLSEGRKKKFEKNRLRKISEGATDSLEPSDELSRRIEMPMIVKADVQGTVQAVTDALKTLNSPQVFVNVVHVGVGPISQSDVELAKACGAYIVGFNVKSPSSSISMAATQASVKIVQHRVIYHLLEEIGSLIVDKAPGTSETQVSGEAEVLNIFELKGRSKSKGDDVKIAGCRVIDGCVSKSSTLRLLRSGEVVFEGSCSSLKREKQDVETVRKGNECGLVIGDWDDLRIGDIIQCLEQVVRKPKFISSESGAVRIEC encoded by the exons ATGGCTTGGAGAGAGCTTACCAAAAGG GGTGTACGAACTGGTCTTACAAGAGCTTTAACTTCTGTAAAACCAAGGCTGGCAGGTCAGTCAAAATTTTCACTTGGACTTGATGATGCCCCCACTTCATTGAGATGCATATCag AGTTCCCTTTCAGCTTAGTGTTATGGGGTTTAGCAGATCTCAAGGTGCGAGCAGTATTGCCCCTTACAAG GTGTTTTCATGCCACTCCAGAGCTATGGGCGAAACGGGCAAATGAGCTGGTTCACGAGAAGAATTCCCATACAAAAGCCCCAAGAAAAGGGAAGTTTGTGAAAAGAGTCAGGACTGAACCACCTGTTGAAGCTCCTTATGTGCCTCCTAAACTAAAAAGAACCAACACAGATAAAACAATTGACATATTTGAAGGCATGACAATTATTGAGCTTGCCAAGCGTGCTGGTGAGTCAATACCCGTTCTGCAGGAGATTCTTGTAAATGTTGGGGAAAAGGTTGAATCTGAGTTTGACCCTCTCAGCATCGACATTGCAGAGCTGGTGGCAATG GAAGTTGGAATCAACGTTAGAAGGCTACACTCCAATGAGGGTGCAGAAGTTTTACCCAGGCCTGCGGTTGTGACAGTTATGGGTCATGTTGATCATGGTAAAACTTCTCTTTTGGATGCTCTACGTCAAACATCAGTAGCAGCAAAGGAAGCTGGAGGCATAACACAACATCTTGGTGCTTTTATTGTGGGTATGCCATCAGGAGCATCAATCACATTTCTAGATACACCTGGTCATGCTGCTTTCAGTGCAATGAGGGCAAGAGGTGCAGCAGTCACAGATATAGTGGTGCTAGTTGTAGCCGCTGATGATGGGGTGATGCCCCAAACTCTAGAAGCTGTGTCTCATGCTAAAGCAGCAAATGTGCCAATTGTTGTTGCAGTTAATAAATGTGATAAACCAGCTGCTGACCCAGAAAGGGTAAAACTCCAGCTTGCTTCAGAGGGCTTGCTTTTGGAGGAGATGGGAGGCGATGTTCAGGTGGTTGAAGTTTCAGCTGTAAAGAAGACTGGATTGGATATCTTGGAGGAGGCTTTACTTCTCCAGGCTGAAATGATGGATCTGAAAGCACGAATTGATGGGCCTGCTCAAGCTTATGTGGTGGAGGCACGACTTGACAGGGGACGAGGGCCGTTGGCTACGGCAATAGTGAAGGCAGGGACTTTGGTTTGTGGGCAGCATGTGGTTGTTGGCTCAGAGTGGGGTAGAATAAGGGCTGTAAGGGATGTGGTGGGGAAGTTGACTGAGAAGGCAACACCTGCAATGCCCATTGAAATTGAAGGGCTGAAGGGGCTCCCAATGGCTGGtgatgatattattgttgtagaCTCTGAGGAGCGAGCTAGAATGCTTAGTGaggggagaaaaaagaaatttgagaaaaataggCTTAGAAAGATCAGCGAGGGGGCAACAGATTCCTTAGAACCATCAGATGAGTTGTCTAGGAGGATTGAAATGCCAATGATAGTCAAAGCAGACGTTCAGGGCACTGTCCAAGCTGTCACAGATGCATTGAAGACTTTAAATAGTCCTCAG GTTTTTGTGAATGTTGTTCATGTTGGTGTTGGGCCTATTTCTCAATCTGACGTGGAACTTGCAAAAGCTTGTGGTGCATATATAGTTGGGTTCAACGTAAAGAGTCCATCTAGTTCTATCAGTATGGCGGCAACTCAAGCCAGTGTAAAG ATAGTGCAGCACCGAGTGATCTACcaccttttggaagaaattggCAGTTTGATAGTAGACAAGGCCCCTGGAACCAGCGAGACCCAGGTTTCTGGGGAGGCTGAGGTGCTGAATATATTTGAGCTCAAAGGAAGGAGCAAGTCAAAGGGAGATGATGTGAAAATTGCTGGCTGCCGGGTTATCGATGGCTGTGTCTCAAAATCATCAACCTTGAGGCTTTTGAGGAGTGGGGAAGTTGTATTTGAAGGATCCTGCTCATCTCTTAAGCGGGAGAAGCAGGATGTAGAGACAGTGAGAAAAGGAAACGAATGTGGACTTGTGATTGGCGATTGGGATGATTTACGGATTGGAGACATCATCCAGTGCTTGGAGCAAGTTGTAAGGAAGCCAAAGTTCATTTCCTCAGAGAGTGGTGCCGTTCGAATTGAGTGCTGA
- the LOC122290182 gene encoding uncharacterized protein LOC122290182, whose product MAARGCPHYRVIRDGCKAGNLKFAMNCSYVKDYEFVAIFDADFQPNLDFLKLTVPYFKNKGPWYSSMRQMEACKKSFTAQKRNRMCFRGEDEGRDRQRQTCHGKRESFEGGTWEEEKLRAVGTL is encoded by the exons ATGGCAGCAAGAGGGTGCCCACATTATCGGGTCATTAGAGATGGATGCAAGGCTGGTAATCTCAAGTTCGCAATGAATTGTAGCTATGTCAAAGACTATGAGTTTGTTGCCATTTTCGACGCCGATTTCCAACCCAACCTTGATTTCCTCAAACTTACAGTTCCTTATTTTAAG AACAAGGGGCCATGGTATTCGAGCATGCGGCAAATGGAAGCTTGCAAGAAAAGCTTCACAGCACAGAAAAGGAATCGCATGTGCTTTCGTGGAGAAGACGAAGGGAGGGATAGGCAGAGGCAGACCTGCCATGGAAAGAGGGAGAGCTTCGAGGGAGGAACGTGGGAAGAAGAAAAGCTTCGTGCAGTTGGGACTTTGTGA
- the LOC122289905 gene encoding 6-phosphogluconate dehydrogenase, decarboxylating 3, chloroplastic, with protein MDASSALSRIGLAGLAVMGQNLALNIADKGFPISVYNRTTSKVDETVDRAHNEGRLPLTGQYNPKDFVLSIRRPRSIIILVKAGNPVDQTIAALSSFMEPGDTIIDGGNEWYENTERRIHEVSEKGLLYLGMGVSGGEEGARNGPSLMPGGSYQAYTNIQDILEKVAAQVKNDGPCVTYIGEGGSGNFVKMVHNGIEYGDMQLISEAYDVLKNVGGLSNQELTEIFAEWNRGELESFLIEITADIFRVKDEYGDGDLVDKILDKTGMKGTGKWTVQQAAELSVAAPTIAASLDCRYLSGLKEERENAAKVLREAGLKEEKEVKPGGIDKKRLIDDVRQALYASKICSYAQGMNLLRAKSLEKGWSLNLGELARIWKGGCIIRAVFLDRIKKAYKRNPNLASLVVDPDFAREMVQRQAAWRRVVGLAISAGISTPGMCASLAYFDTYRRARLPANLVQAQRDLFGAHTYERIDRPGSFHTEWTKLARKSDAGVGALN; from the coding sequence ATGGATGCCTCCTCGGCTCTCTCCCGCATAGGCCTCGCCGGCCTTGCTGTCATGGGCCAAAACCTGGCTTTAAATATCGCTGATAAGGGCTTCCCTATCTCCGTCTACAACCGCACCACCTCCAAGGTTGATGAAACCGTCGATCGAGCTCACAACGAGGGCCGCCTCCCCTTGACCGGCCAATACAACCCCAAAGACTTTGTCCTCTCCATCCGACGCCCCAGATCGATCATCATCCTCGTCAAAGCCGGTAATCCGGTTGACCAGACCATCGCCGCGCTCTCCTCCTTCATGGAACCTGGCGACACCATCATCGACGGCGGAAACGAGTGGTACGAGAACACCGAGCGCCGAATCCACGAGGTCTCGGAAAAGGGCCTCCTCTATCTTGGGATGGGCGTGTCGGGGGGCGAAGAGGGTGCCCGTAACGGCCCTTCTCTCATGCCCGGGGGATCCTATCAGGCCTACACCAATATCCAGGACATACTCGAAAAAGTTGCCGCCCAGGTAAAAAACGATGGGCCGTGCGTCACCTATATCGGCGAGGGCGGCTCGGGGAACTTCGTGAAAATGGTCCACAACGGGATTGAGTATGGCGACATGCAGCTCATCTCGGAGGCCTACGATGTGTTGAAGAACGTTGGGGGGCTATCGAACCAGGAACTTACGGAGATCTTTGCGGAGTGGAATAGAGGGGAATTGGAGAGTTTCTTGATTGAGATTACTGCAGATATATTCAGGGTTAAGGACGAATATGGAGATGGGGATTTGGTGGATAAGATTTTGGATAAGACCGGAATGAAAGGAACCGGGAAATGGACTGTACAGCAGGCGGCGGAGCTCTCAGTTGCGGCTCCGACGATTGCTGCGTCGTTGGATTGCCGGTACCTGAGTGGGCtgaaggaggagagagagaacgcCGCGAAGGTTCTGAGAGAGGCCGGGTtgaaggaggagaaggaggTGAAGCCTGGCGGGATTGACAAGAAGAGGTTGATAGACGATGTGAGGCAGGCATTGTACGCGTCGAAGATCTGTAGCTACGCGCAGGGGATGAACCTGTTGAGGGCGAAGAGTTTGGAGAAAGGTTGGAGTTTAAATTTGGGAGAGTTGGCGAGGATTTGGAAAGGCGGGTGCATTATAAGGGCCGTGTTCTTGGATAGGATCAAGAAGGCCTATAAGAGGAACCCAAATTTGGCGAGTTTGGTTGTGGACCCCGACTTTGCGAGGGAGATGGTGCAGAGGCAGGCGGCGTGGAGGAGGGTGGTGGGGCTGGCAATATCAGCCGGGATTAGTACGCCTGGGATGTGCGCTAGCCTTGCCTATTTCGACACTTATAGGCGGGCGAGACTACCTGCGAATCTCGTGCAGGCACAGAGGGACTTGTTCGGGGCGCATACGTACGAGCGAATCGATAGGCCAGGGTCGTTTCACACCGAGTGGACAAAACTTGCTCGGAAGAGTGATGCCGGTGTTGGTGCTCTCAATTGA